The genomic window GCAGGCAAGCTCTTGGGTCTGGCGACAGGAGAACAAGGCATCAGACGACACGACCAGGTGGAAGGTTGGGCAGGATACAAGGTTGATATTCAAGGGGGGTTCTTCATGCAACCGTCGATCGCTGCGGGTGCTGTGGTGCTCTGGAATGGAATGATGTCTCCGTGTCGGTGTTGTGGCGTACACAGGGGGCGGCTTCACAGGGACTGGTGGAAGATCGCCGAGGCGGGTCTTGGCAGAGATGGTGGCTCGATCTTATCTTGTGGAGTGCATCCACACATCAAGAACCGAAGCGCTTGGGCCGTGAGAAACAATTGGCCACTGGACACTTGGAAAGGAGAGAAACTGCGAGATATTACTTTGAGGCGGTGATGGAAAACTAGTGGTGTATGTAGAATTCGACCGAGAGAAATTGACTGGTGGTGCCCTGTCTATTTCTTGATGGCCTCACCATCTCTTGCTGTCTGCAAAACGACCGCCGGTTGTGGCAGCGTTTCAAAACCCAGTGTGGGGTCTCTGGGGATACCTTAAAGTAGAACTCCACTGGCTTTGTAACCCCACCATTCCCGGGCGGCTCTTCCCAGCCATTCAGTgccgcccccaccaccgtcttctcACGCACATCCACACATGCACACACATCACAGCCTGTTCTGCAGTGTTTGAGAAACTTCCCCTTGCGGACCTGCCGCCCGCTGTGAGTGGCCCATTGCAACCCATGGCGCCACCAGAGGCATCTACGCGGCGTAGAACAGGGGGACAACTGCCTCCCGTTGCTGTCGGCAGACGTCCTCCGTCGTACTACCACCCTACCAATGCTTCGTGGCTTACCTCCGCGCGTCTCACAAACTTTGAGTGTGCTATACTATGGGACGGAAACAGCAAGCACCCCATAAGGTAGCCAGAGCACACCCATAGCTATTCTCTTGGCCATGAGTTTGCCGCAGATATATTGACCTCCTCGCTTGCTTCCTTCCTCAGGGTCATTTatttcttcatcatcaatctccatcacatcacagGCAGGGCAGTTAGTTTGTCGTCCATTCCAGGGTTCAAGTTACTCGGCCGAACCTACACAAACACTTGCACAAATTTCCTTTTCCCCTTGTTCTTCAGCTGCCTACCTACGTTTGAGTATCCTCTCCCAACTTGACCTATTCTCCGTCCAGGAACATTTCGGTCTGTCTCGCGGCCGTCTTTTCCTCGCCGGTGAATATCTTTGTCATCACCAGCCATGTCTCTCGATTTGTTCCATCATTCTCTTCTTGGCAGGCACATGCAAGACAAGTCACCAGTAGAGCCGCCGCCAGACACATCACATCGTCAACCTGAGACACTGGAGGCTACGTTGCAGTTACATGCACAcagttgagggaggggggacttTCGACTCGATGGTGGAAGAATATTCTTGTTCTGACCTCAAGATTCTCTTTGCTTTCAATACTTTATGCATCGACGCCGCCTTGTTTGCCGTAGACTCCATGAAAATTCCGCCGACGACAACGTTTGGTCATAAGCCCATTCCTTGGTCATCATATATCCGCCGTTGCCCGTCCAGATCCTCCATTGTCAATGGGACGTCGTGGCAACCGGCACAGCGGTGGCAAACCCTCCCGACTCGCGGGCGGCACGCACGGAACCCATTCCCTGACCACCCTCTCGCTCTCGGTCCTTTCCCTCAGTTTGTGTCACCGGACCGGTCGGCGGGCCAATGGCACAACTTCGGGGGTCAGGAGAAGAACCAACAACTCCTTAACAATCCCAAGACATACATAATATTGCTTCCAGAcatataaaataaaaacccaaaaaaaacgTGGTCACCATGACACAAACAAACTCTATCCAGAGCCTcgctcctccacaaacccctCCCAGCAAAGCCAGCCACGTGTCTTGCCTCCTTGAGtgctctcctcttcctgcccCTTTCCTCCTGCAGTGCCCATGTCACCCCGTGTTGACCAAGAGTCCAACGTGTGACCGACTGAATAGCATCAAGCAGTGCCTTCACGTCTCCATTCACAGCATCAAATGCTGTCAAATACACCAAAATCCCCAACATGTCAAGCACACAGAAAACAGCATCATTCCCTCCGTGACCttatttttgttttgtctgttGTGAAAGAAAGTGTAACAATTAAAATACTTCTATAATAGCAGAGGCACCAGTCCCCCGCATCTCATCTCTACCCCTGATAAACCCCGAAAAGCTCAAAGACTTTGCCAAAAAAatttaaaagaaaataaaaaaaaagatgaagaaaaagaaaggcgTCTAGATGCTCGCTTCCCTTGTCTCCATCCaatccatccacccattcACACAACACTCCTTCCTCCATTATCCCACTCGGAACCAACATACATATCCATCCTTCCACACATATCCAGGACATACATttgccctcatcctcgtcaatcTCGTCCCATCCAATCCGTCCGTCCCATCCTGCCcaaagagagaagaaaaaaagcacAAACAACTCCCCAGTCGCAATGCAAAATAAACAAGACAAGGccggaaaaagaaaaaaaacagccTCAAAAAGCAATGGCTAGTCCAAGGCTCCTAAGTGTAAAATGCCAGCAATCGCTAATGCCGCGcccaaaaaagacaaaatcACCTATGTCAAAGCcactcctgctgctgctgctgctgctgctgctccccccTACAACCCgaacccaaacccacctcctccacaacccgcCTCCTactctccaacatctccaccccctccacccccgccccaaaATCCAAAATCAAAATCTTTGGATCCTGCCCCGAACTCACAATCCTCCTATAATCACTCTTCGCACTCAAAACCCAACTCGAATGCCACTTTGGAAAATCCAACAGCGGCTGCCCCGTCTCCATATCCCAAACCTTAATGTCGCTATCATAGCTCCCGCTCACCAGCCGCCCCGACACAGAGTCCACGTGCAGGCTCCTGACAAGGTTATCATGCGCCTTCATCTCCCTGACACACTCTCCCGTGTTGGCGTCCCAGATCCGGATGATCTTGTCGTTGCCCGCAGACGCGATCCACCTCCCGTCTTCGGAAAACTGGCTGCACGCCAGGCCCTTGGTGTGCCCGACGAATTCTTGAATGTTTTTGCCCGAGTCAATGTTCCAGAGCTTGACCTTGAAGTCGCCGCTGCAGGAGACGATGGTGTTGCCCCGCATCTGGACTGCGTTGACGGGGCCCGAGTGGCCGCGGAGCTGCTTGATCAGGGCGCCTGTTGCGCGGTCCCAGACACAGATGGAGATGTCCTTGCTGCAGGTGACGATGTGCTTGTCGTCAAAGACGAGATCCAAAACAGCGGCCGAGTGGTGGGCGAGTTTGCGGATGGGGCGATAGCCGGAGCGTATGCTGTAGACGATGCAGGTCGCGTCCGAGGAGCCGGTGACGAGGATTTCGTCGTCGTACTGGAGGCAGAGGATGGAGGCTTTGTGGTGCATggaaggggagaggatggtggggacGGAGTGGTGAGCGCGGACTGTGGCGCGGGGGAGACCGTCGGGGCCAGGAGTCGGGtcgaggtcggggaggtgAGCGTAGTGAATTGGGTTGCCGCTGGGGTCGTAGACGATGGAGAGGGCGGGATCGTTGACCACTTCCGGGGAACCGATGACGAGTTTGCAGGCGTAGGTGCGCATATCCCAGACCCGGATGGTGCGGTCGCGAGATCCGGTGATGATTTTGTCTCTGTTGTTCGGTTAGCTGAGCCACAAGATGAAagacaagaagcaaaacaTACTCATCGAATTGCAGGCAATAAATGCTGTCGGTGTGACCGTTCAAGTACACCGGGCGAGCCTTGCCCTCTTTCCAGTTGCGATCGAGCTGCTCCTTGGCCCTGTATATGTTCTTCCAGTCATTCCCGGGGTGAACAAACGGAACTCCCAAACCACTCCCGGGCTGGACACTTCCACCCGTGGCATAAGCCGTCGTCTTTTCCCGCAAGAACGACTCCCGCCAGACATGCCGGTTCTCGACAACATGAGCCCAGCGCTTGTTGACCAGACTGGCCGTCCCCAAAGTCGGGCCatcgagctcggcgaggaTAAGAATAGCCAGCTCCGTTGGCAGCTGCGAGATAAAGTCAACCTTGACAATGTCGGTCTTCTCGCTGCTCCCATAGGATGACAGCTCGCCCTTGGAGCCACCACCCGCATCGATCTCGGAGGAGCTTGTCAAGGCAATTCCGATGCCGCTCTCGCTGTCACCAAAGAAATCATCATCGAGCCAGCTCGGGTGCGGCCTCTGGAACTCCATAAACTCGTATCCTTGCCTACCACTGCAGGCAATGGCTGCCGCCGCTTGCCTCGCAGCAGCACCCGTGTTGCGCGGGATAATGGGAGGCTGCCCGCCGGACCCGGGGACGGGGAAGGTCGGCGATTGGATGGTCGCGAGATCATGTCCAAAGGCGCGCTCACCATGACCGGTGTACAGCACCCTCGAATGGCGATGGAAGCTTGTGGCTTGCCGCAGGCGGTGCCATGTGGAGTGAGATGTGGCAGGTCGGTCGCAGTTTGGCGGGGACGAGCTCAGAAAGGGGGACTTTGAGTCGTGGCTGTCTGTGGAAAAGACCGTGGAAGCGGGGATCGAGGTGCGCCGGTGCATGAAGCCTTTGACGTTTGTTTTGAAAGAGACAGAAGCCCGTCGGAGCATCCTCTTGATGTTTCCCTGTTGCGGTGCCTTGGAGGAGCCGGGTGCTCCGTCGTGGTCATGCACATGGACATGTTCCCGCCCGGAGAAGCCGTGGCTCCTGCTCTTCTCCAGAGACAGGCGAGCAAAGTCTTCAAAACCATTGTCCTCCAGCGCCAACAATCCCGAATCCTGTCGCGTCGCAAACGACATGCTCACGCCTCGAGCACGCGACGACACCGGGTGCGCCGAGTTGCGCCTAGGGCGAGCGGATGACTGGGTGGACATGATGACGGACACTTTGGAGAATGTAATGCGGAGGAAAACGAAGCGGATGGGTCAAGTCGACGTGTGTTACGGCTTgggcgtcgtcgtcgtcgtcgtcgtcgtcgttgtcgagCAGAGAAACGGCAGAACCGAGGGGCAGGCTCGAGCCCGTATCCGTAGTGGAAGCCGATTAATGGTGATGGAGCGGTCTGCGTGATGCGCCGGCTCCCAAGGTTCTGTCTGTgatgactgactgactgccCTTGCCCTCGTAACGGGTGACTTGACGATGGGCAACCTGTGTCCCCTGATATGATATGCTCGCTCGCTCCCCTATTTACGGATGTCACTCTCCCTCGGTCGCGGTGGCGGATAGCGAACGGGTAGGTCCCTGAACAATTTTTCAGGGTCGAAGGGTTGAATCGAGAAGGTCGGGACGTCCTGGTTGGCAGGGCCTTGCATGGGCAGACCAGTGGGGACAAACGGATTTGAGCGATAGCGTGCCTTGATCTCCGGGGGGCGAACTGGCACTGGGCAACGAGAAACTTGGAAAGGGGCAATGGATGATCGACTTTCTGTTGGTCCTGTCTCTCTCCAATCTGTCTGTTGCGACGCAGGGCTGGAATCTCCGAGTCAGGGCAGGCTGGGCTGTTTCTTTGTCTACTGCAGGGGAAACAACATCGACAACAAAGGCATTTAACGACGGACGGGTAGATTAAAAATGTAGGTGAGATTGTAGaggacagaaaagaaagagggcTGATGAGAGGCGTGTGCGGCACCTGAAGAAGACTGCTTCTGTTTTGGTTGTCTTGGACTCTTGTTGGGGGGGACTCAGGTGCGGCACGGCCGGTGCTGTGGTCCAGGCTCAGGGCTTGGACTTGGCTCTTGGCAGTGCTTGTTTGGCCGGGTGACCAGAGAGATTCTGCAGATGGAGGAAAGGGACACGACGAGTTCATAAGCATCAAGGGATGCTGCCAGGTTTACATTTTCTGTTTTGGAATCTACAGGCGGTGAGATGCATGCTACAAAAGCGCGGTGGCTGatgtttattttttttgtttgttgacgttatgctgttgttgccttCAAAGTTAGCGATGGGGAGCCGGGGCTGGACAGGCCAATGTGAGGAGATCGGTAGCGATGCAAATCATTTATCCAAAACGGTAACTCTACATTACAAAAGACCATTTGGTGTCTTTGCAACACTCAGGGTCTTCAGGGTTTTCCAAGCCGCTCAGTCCTCACTTTCTAGGTGCTTGCGAAACTGTATGTGTACACTAACTTTCTGGTAAAACAGATCTAGCTGGGTGTCCAAAGCCACGAGGTGGTGGCCTTGCTCAAACGGCTGCGAAAACCTTGAACAATGGGGACATCCTCCCGTCTTTTTCTCGCCAGTGCAGACAAGAAAGAGTTCCCGGAGTGGCCGTTCCCTTTCTTCAGGAGCAGCACACCGCTT from Podospora pseudoanserina strain CBS 124.78 chromosome 7 map unlocalized CBS124.78p_7.2, whole genome shotgun sequence includes these protein-coding regions:
- a CDS encoding uncharacterized protein (EggNog:ENOG503NW9J; COG:S): MSTQSSARPRRNSAHPVSSRARGVSMSFATRQDSGLLALEDNGFEDFARLSLEKSRSHGFSGREHVHVHDHDGAPGSSKAPQQGNIKRMLRRASVSFKTNVKGFMHRRTSIPASTVFSTDSHDSKSPFLSSSPPNCDRPATSHSTWHRLRQATSFHRHSRVLYTGHGERAFGHDLATIQSPTFPVPGSGGQPPIIPRNTGAAARQAAAAIACSGRQGYEFMEFQRPHPSWLDDDFFGDSESGIGIALTSSSEIDAGGGSKGELSSYGSSEKTDIVKVDFISQLPTELAILILAELDGPTLGTASLVNKRWAHVVENRHVWRESFLREKTTAYATGGSVQPGSGLGVPFVHPGNDWKNIYRAKEQLDRNWKEGKARPVYLNGHTDSIYCLQFDEDKIITGSRDRTIRVWDMRTYACKLVIGSPEVVNDPALSIVYDPSGNPIHYAHLPDLDPTPGPDGLPRATVRAHHSVPTILSPSMHHKASILCLQYDDEILVTGSSDATCIVYSIRSGYRPIRKLAHHSAAVLDLVFDDKHIVTCSKDISICVWDRATGALIKQLRGHSGPVNAVQMRGNTIVSCSGDFKVKLWNIDSGKNIQEFVGHTKGLACSQFSEDGRWIASAGNDKIIRIWDANTGECVREMKAHDNLVRSLHVDSVSGRLVSGSYDSDIKVWDMETGQPLLDFPKWHSSWVLSAKSDYRRIVSSGQDPKILILDFGAGVEGVEMLESRRRVVEEVGLGSGCRGEQQQQQQQQEWL